Below is a window of Pirellulales bacterium DNA.
CATCGAACGCTTGTCGTCCCAATTGGACCTGACCGCTGCCAATCGACACGAGGCAGCCGAGCGGCTGGCCTCCGAGATCACCGCCGAACGGCGACGCGTCGATGGCCAGAAGCGCAAGGTTAGTGGAGAATATCAGCAGCTTCGCACGCAGCTCCGGCGATTCGTCGAACACCGTTGGCCCGAGCTCGAGAACCCCTACCACCCGGTCGTGTGCGGCCTGCTGCAAGATCACGGCGCCGAACTGACGGCGGCGATCGACGACCAGCCCGAGGCCAGCAAATTCCGCGAGTTGCACGACGAGATCGCCCGGCTCGGCGAGCAGTCGCTCGATCTACAGCGTCGCTGGGCGCGTTGCCAGCGCTTGATGCGCGTGCTCGAAAACGTCGCCCTCGCGGCCAATCTTCCCAAAGTCGCCACGCCCGAGCAGCAACAGCGCTATCAGGCGTTGCTGGCCTGCGAATCGAGCTGGCTGCTCGACCCGGCCGTCAATGGCCCTGCCGCGCCGCTCGAAGCGGCGATGGTCCGGTTCCGCGCGGCGGCCGACGCGGCGATGGCCGGTACGGCGTCCGACCCGCCCCAGGGTGCCTGCACGCCCTGATCGCGGCCGGTTCCGCTTACCACTCCGGCTCGCAGGGGCCCGACGGCGGAAGCATTTCCGCCAGAGGGCAACCCGTGCAACGCGGCTGCTTGCCGCAATGCTGCTTGCCGACGCTCACCAGCAAGGCGTGATACTCGTTGAACATCGCCGCGTCGAGCGGCAGCGCCGCGTGAAAGTGGTCCTGCACGGCGTGGTAGTCGGCCTCCGGTTCGATCCACCCGTGGCGTTTGTACACGCGATGCGTATAGGCATCGACCACGAAGGTCGGAATTTGTCCCGCGTAGAGCAGAATCGAATCGGCCGTCTCGGGGCCGATGCCGTTGATGCTCAACAGCGCCTCGCGCAGCTCGGCCGCCGGCTCGGCAAACATCGCCTCGAGCGAGCCCTCGTAGCGCGCGTGCAGCCAGTGCAGAAAATTGCGCAGCCGCCCGGCCTTCAGGCGGAAGTAGCCTGCCGGGCGAATCAGCTCGGCCAGTTCCTCGGGCGCCAGTTCGTACATGGCCGAAGGATCGAGGACTTCGGCCGTCCGGAGCCGGGCGATCGCCTGCTCGACGTTCTTCCAGCTCGTGTTTTGGGTGAGCAGCGCGCCGACAATCACCTCGAAAGGCGTCTCGCCCGGCCACCACGATTGCGGCCCGTAATGCTGCAACAGCCGCTCGAAGACCTCGCGCACGGTCGAGCGTTCGTGCGAAGCATTGCGGGTCGAAGCGGACATGAGGTGGCCCTGCCAGGGCTTGCCGACGAGATATGCCCTTGCAGGGCGCTCGGGCAACGGTCGTGCGATTCACAGCGATTGTACGGGCTCAAGAGCCGCGGCGCCACGACCCGAAGTAGACCAGTGACCAGCACCGCAACCCCCTCGCAGTTCGGGCCCGCCATGAGTACGACCGTCGCCGCGACGAGCGCCGCGCCGCTGCACATGGCCCGCAACTATTGGGACGAGTCGCGAGCCCCGCTGACGAGCCTGCTGTTCGTCTTGCCGATGCTCTTGGGTTACGAGCTGGGCGGAGCGTATCTCGGCCGCGACGCCTGGCGCAGCGGCGCCGAGGTCTGGCTCAATGCCGTGATTGCCCAGTCCGGCTTTGCCGGCAGGTGGTTGGTGCCCGTCGCCACGGTCGTTGCGCTGCTGGCCTGGCATCACGCGTCGGGCCGGCGCTGGAATGTTTCGGCCCTGGTGCTGCTGACCATGCTGGCCGAAACGGTCGCCTGGGCGGCGGGCCTGGTCGCGGCGGCACATGCGCAGCTCGACCTGGTCGCGCGGATGTCGGCCCAGGAATTGCTACCCGCCGCCGGCATTCTCGAGCAATATGCCGCCGGCCGCGCGCTGAGCCAGGTGGTGCTGTATCTGGGCGCTGGTCTGTACGAAGAGTTTTTGTTTCGCCTGGCGCTCTTGCCGGTGCTAGCCTGGGCACTGCAAAATCTAGGAAGTCAGCCGCGCGCACGTGCCTGGTTCCTGGCCGCGGTGTTGTCGACCTTGGTATTTGCCGCGGCCCACTACATCGGTCCCTACGGCGACGCTTGGGCGTGGCCGACGTTTGCCGTGCGTCTCTTGGCCGGCGGCTTCTTTGCGGCGCTGTTCGTCTTGCGCGGCTTTGGCATTGCTGCTGGTGCGCACGCCCTCTACGACATTTGGGTCGGCTGCATCGGTTGAACCTCGCGCGGCCGCATGTGCCAGGGCACTGGCGCGCGTTGCCCGATGCTAGCACGCGCACAGAACAAACGGTTGCAGGTTTGTCAAGCGGCGCAGTGCACAGCAATGATCTTCTGCGCGCGAATCTCCCTTTGAGCGCTTGGCGAGTGCAATCTATAATCGCGCTCGTGCGGTGAATGAGTTGTGCTCGGTTGTCCGAGACGCGTGCACTTGATAAGGATCTTCGCCCGTGCTGACGGTTCGCCCTAAAGTCGCCGAGTTGGTGTTTCAGCTTTATGGTCGCGCACTGCATCCGGAACTGTTCGAAATCCACCAGTCGCGCCGCGTCGAACGCGGCGACTATCGTGCCCGCATCGACATCACCAGCGCCGGCCATGTGATCACCTGGAGCTATCACGGCCTCACGCTCGTCGAGGTGGCCACGGCGGCCCATCACCCGTTGCCGCAAAAGCGCCGGCTGTTGTCGTACCGTCTCAAAGGCGATCGCAGCGACCGCGTCGAATCGCGCGGCGGCGTGACCTATCAGGTCAATTTCTCGCTCGAGCCGGTCGATCCCGAGGTCTTCTGGACCTTCCAGGAAGAACTCTGCTACGACGGCCAGCATCAAGGCATGCTGCAGCGCTTCGATTCCAGCGGCCGGATGGCCCTGGGCGCGCTCAGCTACGTGAACGTCGAGACCCGGTCGCGCAGCATGCTGGTTCAGGTGTTCCACACCTTCCCGGACGACTACGCGATCGTCAAAAGTCAGTCGCTGTTCGAAGTGCCCTGACGCAACGCGTTTGAGCACGAACGCGGCCTATCGCCGCCGGTCACGAACTGCGCAAGAATTCCAGGAACGCGGCATTCGTGGCCGCGGGATTTTCCAGCGGGGCCATGTGGCCCGCAGCGCCGATCTCGACGAACCGGGCGCCGGCGATCTGGCCGGCCAGCTTCCGCATCTCGTCGAGCGGAGTGATCGCGTCGTCCGTGCCGCAGAGCACCAATGTCGGCACGTCGATCTGCACCAACAGGTCGGTGCTGTCCTGCCGCGCGGCCATACCGCGCAGCGCCGCGGCGATCGTGGTTGCGGGCGTGCCTTCGATCGTGGCTCGACACGCGGCGATGATCTCGGACCGTTCGGCGAGCGTCTGGGCGGCAAACAGCTTGGGCACCATCGCGCGGGCCAGGACCGCGCGCCCTTCGCGCGCGACGGTGGCGGCCGTTTGCAGCCGTCCACGCGCCGTTTCGGTCGTATCGGGCAGCGCGCGGGTATCGCACAGCATCAGCCGCCCGACGCGCCGGCGATGCCGGCGCCAGAACTGCCAACCGATGTAACCGCCCATCGATAGGCCGCAGAACGTCACCTGTTCGTCGATCGCCAGCCCGTCGAGCAGCGCGGCCAGGTCGTCGGCGAATTGCTCCATGGGCAGCACTTCGGGCGCCGTCCCGTCGGCAGCAACCGCGCTACCGCCGAAGCCGCGCAGGTCGGGCGCCACGACGCGGTACGAACTCGCCAGAACCGGAATCTGCTCGCACCACATCGTGTGATCGAGCGGAAAACCGTGAACGAGCAATACGACCGGCCCGGCGCCTTCGTCGAGCACTTGCAGCCGCGTGCCCGCAACCTCGACGTGTTTCCGCATGGCTCAGCCCAGGGTTCGGACAATCCACTGCACGACGAACACCGGCACCATGGCCCAACCCAACCAGATGAGCCAGGGGGCATGCCAGGCCGCTTGTCCCGCGCGCAGGCGGCAGAGCTGC
It encodes the following:
- a CDS encoding endonuclease III domain-containing protein; translated protein: MSASTRNASHERSTVREVFERLLQHYGPQSWWPGETPFEVIVGALLTQNTSWKNVEQAIARLRTAEVLDPSAMYELAPEELAELIRPAGYFRLKAGRLRNFLHWLHARYEGSLEAMFAEPAAELREALLSINGIGPETADSILLYAGQIPTFVVDAYTHRVYKRHGWIEPEADYHAVQDHFHAALPLDAAMFNEYHALLVSVGKQHCGKQPRCTGCPLAEMLPPSGPCEPEW
- a CDS encoding DUF2617 family protein, whose protein sequence is MLTVRPKVAELVFQLYGRALHPELFEIHQSRRVERGDYRARIDITSAGHVITWSYHGLTLVEVATAAHHPLPQKRRLLSYRLKGDRSDRVESRGGVTYQVNFSLEPVDPEVFWTFQEELCYDGQHQGMLQRFDSSGRMALGALSYVNVETRSRSMLVQVFHTFPDDYAIVKSQSLFEVP
- a CDS encoding CPBP family intramembrane metalloprotease — translated: MSTTVAATSAAPLHMARNYWDESRAPLTSLLFVLPMLLGYELGGAYLGRDAWRSGAEVWLNAVIAQSGFAGRWLVPVATVVALLAWHHASGRRWNVSALVLLTMLAETVAWAAGLVAAAHAQLDLVARMSAQELLPAAGILEQYAAGRALSQVVLYLGAGLYEEFLFRLALLPVLAWALQNLGSQPRARAWFLAAVLSTLVFAAAHYIGPYGDAWAWPTFAVRLLAGGFFAALFVLRGFGIAAGAHALYDIWVGCIG
- a CDS encoding alpha/beta hydrolase; this translates as MRKHVEVAGTRLQVLDEGAGPVVLLVHGFPLDHTMWCEQIPVLASSYRVVAPDLRGFGGSAVAADGTAPEVLPMEQFADDLAALLDGLAIDEQVTFCGLSMGGYIGWQFWRRHRRRVGRLMLCDTRALPDTTETARGRLQTAATVAREGRAVLARAMVPKLFAAQTLAERSEIIAACRATIEGTPATTIAAALRGMAARQDSTDLLVQIDVPTLVLCGTDDAITPLDEMRKLAGQIAGARFVEIGAAGHMAPLENPAATNAAFLEFLRSS